One genomic segment of Protaetiibacter intestinalis includes these proteins:
- a CDS encoding ABC transporter ATP-binding protein: protein MASAPTASVPALELAGLLKAFGNTVAVDRLSLTVPTGSFYGLVGPNGAGKTTTLSMATGLLRPDAGTAAVHGVDVWSDPVAAKAMIGNLADGIRLFDRLTGEQLITYSGMMFGLPREELAGRTADLLELMDLTAAAGTPVADYSAGMTKKIALACALVHAPRLLVLDEPFESVDPVSAANIEDVLRGYTASGGTVIVSSHSMDLVQRMCDHVAIIAAGRVLVAGTVDEVRAGATLQDRFLELVGGRTHTEGPAWLRQS, encoded by the coding sequence ATGGCATCCGCGCCCACCGCATCCGTCCCCGCGCTCGAGCTCGCCGGGCTCCTCAAGGCCTTCGGGAACACGGTCGCCGTCGACCGGTTGAGCCTCACCGTGCCCACCGGCTCGTTCTACGGCCTCGTCGGCCCGAACGGCGCCGGCAAGACCACGACGCTCTCGATGGCGACCGGGCTGCTCCGGCCGGATGCCGGAACGGCCGCCGTGCACGGCGTCGACGTCTGGAGCGACCCCGTCGCGGCGAAGGCGATGATCGGCAATCTCGCCGACGGCATCCGCCTCTTCGACCGCCTCACGGGCGAGCAGCTCATCACCTACTCGGGGATGATGTTCGGCTTGCCGCGCGAGGAGCTCGCCGGGCGCACCGCCGACCTGCTCGAGCTCATGGACCTCACGGCCGCCGCCGGCACGCCCGTCGCCGACTACTCGGCCGGCATGACGAAGAAGATCGCCCTCGCCTGCGCGCTCGTGCACGCGCCGCGGCTGCTCGTGCTCGACGAGCCCTTCGAGTCGGTCGACCCGGTCTCGGCCGCCAACATCGAGGACGTGCTGCGCGGCTACACGGCCAGCGGCGGCACCGTCATCGTCTCGTCGCACTCGATGGACCTCGTGCAGCGGATGTGCGACCACGTCGCGATCATCGCGGCCGGCCGGGTGCTCGTCGCCGGCACCGTCGACGAGGTGCGCGCGGGCGCCACCCTGCAGGATCGCTTCCTCGAACTCGTCGGCGGGCGCACCCACACGGAGGGTCCCGCGTGGTTGCGACAGTCCTGA
- a CDS encoding type IV toxin-antitoxin system AbiEi family antitoxin domain-containing protein, with the protein MEDIPRLIRSRELVALGWSRARIRAAEEGGQLVRLRRGAFGPASLDQDCRDAARMRGRLTGVSALRRAGVFVLAADRLHVHVPPSAARLTRIVRPHRLSRRALIRNPHPDALVVEVIDALHDAVLSQPPRAAVATIDSALHLGLLPADDLDELFATLPRRYRRLRRLIDARAESGPETFVRLILRALGWHFDCQVQIDGVGRVDFLVDGWLIIECDSQAYHSDWDAQRRDRRRDLAAAAQGFVTLRVIAEDVLWHSERVRAALVGVVARPTSRKQGR; encoded by the coding sequence ATGGAGGACATCCCCCGCCTGATCCGATCGCGCGAGCTGGTCGCGCTCGGGTGGTCGCGGGCGCGGATCCGAGCGGCCGAGGAAGGCGGCCAGCTCGTGCGACTGCGGCGGGGTGCCTTCGGCCCCGCGAGCCTCGACCAGGACTGTCGGGACGCGGCACGGATGCGAGGGCGGTTGACCGGGGTGTCCGCACTGCGCCGGGCGGGGGTGTTCGTTCTCGCCGCCGACAGGCTCCACGTCCACGTGCCGCCCTCGGCGGCACGATTGACGCGGATCGTGCGCCCGCATCGACTCTCCCGTCGCGCGCTCATCCGCAACCCGCACCCCGACGCGCTCGTCGTCGAGGTCATCGACGCCCTCCATGACGCGGTGCTGTCGCAGCCTCCGCGCGCCGCCGTCGCGACGATCGACTCGGCACTGCACCTCGGACTGCTTCCCGCCGACGACCTGGACGAGCTCTTCGCGACGCTGCCCCGGCGATATCGCCGACTGCGTCGGCTGATCGATGCGCGCGCAGAGTCCGGTCCGGAGACCTTCGTGCGACTCATCCTGCGTGCGCTCGGCTGGCACTTCGACTGCCAGGTGCAGATCGACGGGGTGGGCAGGGTCGACTTCCTCGTCGACGGCTGGCTGATCATCGAGTGCGACAGCCAGGCGTACCACTCCGATTGGGACGCGCAGCGACGAGACCGCAGGCGGGATCTGGCCGCGGCCGCACAGGGCTTCGTGACCCTCCGGGTGATCGCGGAGGACGTCCTGTGGCATTCGGAGCGGGTGCGTGCCGCACTCGTGGGTGTTGTCGCGCGACCGACGTCCCGAAAGCAGGGTCGATAA
- a CDS encoding ABC transporter substrate-binding protein, with product MRKSLSVVALGAAAALALAGCSGPSTTPGDTTAPDDGELTAVTVGVIPIVDVAPIYLGVQKGFFEEEGLDVTLELAQGGAAIVPAVVSGEYQFGFSNLTSLMLARTNDVPIKAIAAGNFTTGAEPDFAAVVVPADSDIQSAADLAGHTVAVNTLNNIGDSTVRNVVEQDGGDPSSLQFVEMGFPDMPAAIADHQVDAAWILEPHLTRALQAGARVVSWNYAETDPNLMIASYFTSDQLIASDPDLVDAFISAMNKSLEYAEANPDETRAALDEYTEIDPAVKEAMVMPRFSSEFTSDSFQLLADLALKYGLVTDPIDVSAVIK from the coding sequence ATGCGCAAGTCCCTGTCGGTGGTCGCGCTCGGTGCGGCTGCCGCCCTCGCCCTGGCGGGTTGCTCGGGCCCCAGCACCACGCCCGGAGACACCACCGCCCCCGACGACGGCGAACTGACCGCCGTCACCGTCGGCGTCATCCCCATCGTCGACGTCGCACCCATCTATCTGGGGGTGCAGAAGGGCTTCTTCGAGGAGGAGGGCCTCGACGTCACCCTCGAGCTCGCCCAGGGCGGCGCGGCCATCGTGCCCGCGGTCGTGTCGGGCGAGTACCAGTTCGGCTTCTCGAACCTGACCTCGCTCATGCTCGCCCGCACCAACGACGTGCCGATCAAGGCCATCGCCGCCGGCAACTTCACGACGGGCGCCGAGCCCGACTTCGCCGCCGTCGTCGTGCCCGCCGACTCCGACATCCAGTCCGCCGCCGACCTCGCCGGTCACACCGTCGCCGTCAACACGCTCAACAACATCGGCGACTCGACCGTGCGCAACGTGGTCGAGCAGGACGGCGGCGACCCGTCGAGCCTGCAGTTCGTCGAGATGGGCTTCCCCGACATGCCGGCCGCGATCGCCGACCACCAGGTCGACGCCGCGTGGATCCTCGAGCCGCACCTCACCCGCGCCCTGCAGGCCGGTGCCCGCGTCGTGTCGTGGAACTACGCCGAGACCGACCCGAACCTCATGATCGCGTCGTACTTCACGAGCGACCAGCTCATCGCATCCGACCCCGACCTCGTCGACGCGTTCATCTCCGCGATGAACAAGTCGCTCGAGTACGCCGAGGCGAACCCCGACGAGACCCGGGCCGCCCTCGACGAGTACACCGAGATCGACCCGGCCGTGAAGGAGGCCATGGTGATGCCGCGGTTCAGCTCCGAGTTCACCTCGGACTCGTTCCAGCTGCTCGCCGACCTCGCGCTGAAGTACGGCCTCGTCACCGATCCGATCGACGTGAGCGCCGTCATCAAGTGA